Genomic DNA from Bacteroides zhangwenhongii:
CTGCCGATGGCAAAGTCCGCGCGTTCAAAATGCGCATCGAGTTCCTCTCCGTGCAGAGGTCCGTGCAGAATCACGTACTCCTCCAGATGATGGTCGCGTATCACGGGAAGAATCTCCTCCCGTTCCCGTTCGCCCGACAGCGGACCTACGATATGGAAATAAACCTTATATTCCGGATTCGTCCGGTAATACTCCGCGAGGCCCCGTACCAGGCGGTCGAACCCGTGCCAATAGTGCACCTCCGCCACACCGATCAGGTGCAGCTCGTGTGAAGTGTCGTTCTGTCCGCTCCGCAGCGGGATAGCGTCGAAATCGATCCCGTTGGAAATCCGGATCGTCCTGCCTCCGAAAATCGTTTCCGCGTTGGAGAAAGTCACGATGCCGTCCAGCAGCTTCGCCATCCGGTGGCGGAAACAACGGTCTACAGCGAGCGAAGCTCTCATAGACCGTGAGATGTACTCCTGATCGTAAGGATAGGTCGGTATCTCCACCGCCACTTTCGCCCCCGTCTTTTTCAGGCGTTCCACCAGCCGCAGCGTGAAAGGGTTGGCGTTGTGATAGGAACGGATGTACACAAAATCGATCTTCTCCCGCTGCGCGTACTTCACGATAGGCGAGTAGTAGACACGTTTCAGCAGCTTCGCCATCGTCCCTTTGCCGAAATCGGCCATCACCTCGTCGTCGATCATCAGCCGTCGGTT
This window encodes:
- a CDS encoding glycosyltransferase family protein, with the protein product MKALFLIFHGFDKANGISKKIHYQVKALKKCGADVRLCYYDTTPFGNRRLMIDDEVMADFGKGTMAKLLKRVYYSPIVKYAQREKIDFVYIRSYHNANPFTLRLVERLKKTGAKVAVEIPTYPYDQEYISRSMRASLAVDRCFRHRMAKLLDGIVTFSNAETIFGGRTIRISNGIDFDAIPLRSGQNDTSHELHLIGVAEVHYWHGFDRLVRGLAEYYRTNPEYKVYFHIVGPLSGEREREEILPVIRDHHLEEYVILHGPLHGEELDAHFERADFAIGSLGRHRSGITEIKTLKNREYAARGFAFTYSETDADFDDMPYVWKVPADESAVDVPKLIAFQRSLKIPPAEIRESVRPLSWEAQMQKVIKEINEK